A single region of the Marinobacter salinus genome encodes:
- the pdxH gene encoding pyridoxamine 5'-phosphate oxidase: MDIGDMRRDFESEGLDRDALDNNPVRQFQSWFEDARAAGILEPNAMSLATTGDSGMPDLRTVLLKYFDEQGFVFYTNYGSRKAREIDENPRAALLFPWLGLNRQVRIQGVVEKVSKAESLRYFASRPRGSQIGAWVSEQSKAITSRGLLEQKVAEIKRKFSEGEIPLPGFWGGYRIVPERIEFWQGRPSRLHDRFEYVREEDGWLIQRLQP, from the coding sequence ATGGACATCGGCGATATGCGTCGGGATTTTGAAAGTGAGGGACTTGACCGCGATGCCCTTGATAACAATCCGGTGCGGCAATTTCAGAGTTGGTTTGAGGATGCCCGAGCGGCAGGAATACTGGAGCCTAATGCCATGTCTCTGGCGACAACCGGAGACAGTGGAATGCCCGACCTGAGAACGGTCCTGCTCAAATATTTCGACGAGCAGGGCTTCGTGTTCTACACCAACTACGGCAGCCGAAAGGCTCGGGAGATTGACGAAAATCCCCGGGCCGCATTGTTGTTTCCCTGGCTCGGGTTAAACCGTCAGGTGAGAATCCAGGGCGTGGTAGAGAAAGTCAGCAAGGCCGAATCCCTGCGCTATTTTGCGTCGCGTCCCCGCGGAAGCCAGATTGGCGCCTGGGTGTCCGAACAGAGCAAGGCCATCACCTCCCGGGGTCTTCTTGAACAAAAGGTTGCCGAAATAAAACGCAAGTTCAGTGAGGGCGAAATACCACTGCCGGGCTTCTGGGGCGGGTATCGGATCGTTCCCGAACGTATCGAGTTCTGGCAAGGGCGCCCGAGTCGGCTTCATGACCGTTTCGAATATGTGAGGGAGGAGGATGGCTGGCTCATACAACGACTGCAGCCCTGA
- a CDS encoding 4'-phosphopantetheinyl transferase family protein — translation MAGSYNDCSPEQSPTIWLCHEGGEATSRLPAWLTAYERETVAKFSGPRKREYLASRWLIRQAIAGASGQSASSCSPVDGRPVHSGTPAGWRLSLSHSHGLSACATSQHSPIGLDIEPCQRHPQWQKVTRRWFTTQEQQWLLRDDNPETFLKVWTLKEAWLKATERGIADNLQTLEVGPGFELLGDRQEQGWQAWCCIAEGFLVTLVYRMPVQSRDLQPPKLVLLTAPPDDFSLVRPDNLAGSDVAVLHAPIHTKQERRNQSR, via the coding sequence ATGGCTGGCTCATACAACGACTGCAGCCCTGAGCAATCACCGACCATCTGGCTCTGCCACGAAGGCGGCGAGGCAACATCCCGGTTACCTGCCTGGCTGACTGCCTACGAACGAGAGACCGTGGCGAAGTTCAGTGGCCCGCGGAAGCGGGAGTATCTCGCTAGCCGCTGGCTGATTCGCCAGGCCATCGCCGGTGCCAGCGGACAAAGCGCCTCATCATGCAGCCCCGTGGACGGCCGACCGGTTCACTCCGGGACGCCTGCCGGCTGGCGTCTGTCACTAAGCCATAGCCATGGCCTCTCAGCCTGCGCAACCAGCCAGCACAGCCCAATTGGCCTGGACATAGAGCCGTGCCAGCGACACCCCCAATGGCAGAAGGTGACCAGACGCTGGTTTACCACCCAAGAACAGCAATGGTTACTCCGCGATGACAACCCGGAGACCTTCCTGAAGGTATGGACCCTCAAGGAAGCCTGGTTAAAGGCCACTGAGCGGGGAATTGCCGACAACCTGCAAACCCTGGAGGTGGGACCCGGATTCGAGCTGCTCGGCGATCGCCAGGAACAAGGCTGGCAAGCCTGGTGCTGTATTGCCGAGGGCTTTCTGGTGACCCTGGTGTATCGGATGCCGGTTCAAAGCAGGGACTTGCAGCCCCCGAAACTCGTATTGCTGACTGCACCACCCGACGACTTTTCTCTCGTCCGTCCCGACAACCTTGCCGGTTCAGACGTCGCGGTCTTGCACGCTCCCATACACACCAAGCAGGAAAGGAGAAACCAGAGCCGATGA
- a CDS encoding DNA-3-methyladenine glycosylase I, with the protein MTHPERCPWCGTDPLYVHYHDTVWGRPEYNDLALFEKLCLDGQQAGLSWLTILRKQQGYREAYDDFDPEKIVRYKDDKIAELMTNPAIVRNRLKVNSIIRNARGFLDLREKGVCFSEFLWSFVDGQPIQNQWQNFDQVPVSTPESEAMSRELKRAGFNFVGPTIVYAFMQATGMVNDHLVNCPQHRECHSLGK; encoded by the coding sequence ATGACACACCCGGAACGTTGTCCATGGTGCGGGACTGACCCGTTATATGTTCACTATCACGATACGGTTTGGGGAAGACCAGAATATAACGATCTGGCACTTTTCGAAAAACTGTGCCTGGACGGCCAGCAGGCGGGGCTGAGCTGGCTGACCATCCTCCGCAAGCAACAGGGGTACCGGGAGGCCTACGATGATTTCGACCCGGAAAAAATCGTGCGATACAAGGATGACAAGATCGCAGAACTGATGACAAACCCCGCTATTGTCCGCAACCGCCTGAAAGTCAACTCCATCATCAGGAATGCCCGAGGATTTCTCGACCTCCGGGAAAAAGGCGTCTGTTTCAGTGAGTTTTTGTGGTCGTTTGTTGATGGCCAGCCGATACAGAATCAGTGGCAGAACTTTGATCAGGTACCGGTAAGTACCCCTGAATCTGAAGCCATGTCCCGTGAGCTGAAACGAGCCGGCTTCAATTTTGTTGGCCCGACGATCGTTTATGCCTTTATGCAAGCGACCGGAATGGTCAATGATCACCTCGTCAATTGCCCCCAGCACCGGGAGTGTCATTCACTCGGTAAATGA
- a CDS encoding DUF6482 family protein yields the protein MRITLEELRNAPDPVIDLLEIISLEGQHYMARLNIGDKILLLSDKQGITSLFRGAWQIQDTLASFAIRETQIVHPSAYHEMVGMEPSDIEPMRIRVQRQKP from the coding sequence GTGAGAATTACCCTCGAAGAACTCAGGAACGCGCCGGACCCGGTGATCGATTTGCTGGAGATTATTTCCCTGGAAGGCCAGCATTATATGGCGCGGCTTAACATAGGTGACAAAATACTCCTGCTCTCCGACAAACAGGGCATTACAAGTCTGTTCCGCGGCGCCTGGCAGATTCAGGATACACTGGCCTCCTTCGCCATCCGGGAAACCCAGATTGTCCATCCTTCTGCCTATCATGAAATGGTGGGAATGGAGCCTTCCGACATCGAGCCCATGCGAATCAGGGTCCAGAGGCAGAAACCGTGA
- a CDS encoding DUF3429 domain-containing protein, producing the protein MISVARLAILVGIAGLIPFLAGVAGLFMMPEHSVTILRWFYLYSAGILAFMAGIYWPIAMQLDNCCYPQSPLVTMLLSQTFFVTAGIGLLLSTPAQIFLYTVAYIGLYITDAKWMRIYWPAWYLKMRLVLTSVVMACQISIGCWYFLIHGA; encoded by the coding sequence GTGATTTCAGTAGCGCGACTTGCCATTCTGGTAGGTATCGCCGGCCTGATTCCGTTTTTGGCGGGCGTCGCGGGCCTGTTCATGATGCCGGAGCACAGCGTGACAATCCTGCGCTGGTTTTACCTCTACAGCGCCGGCATACTCGCGTTTATGGCCGGCATTTACTGGCCCATCGCCATGCAGCTGGATAATTGCTGCTACCCCCAATCCCCGCTGGTCACCATGCTTCTCAGCCAGACCTTCTTCGTGACAGCCGGTATTGGTCTGCTGCTCTCGACGCCTGCTCAGATTTTTCTCTACACCGTGGCCTACATCGGACTGTACATAACGGACGCAAAATGGATGCGGATTTACTGGCCAGCCTGGTACCTGAAAATGCGTCTGGTGCTCACATCCGTCGTGATGGCGTGTCAGATTAGTATTGGCTGCTGGTATTTCCTGATCCATGGCGCCTGA
- a CDS encoding sigma-70 family RNA polymerase sigma factor translates to MGKTERLGPSPTTSNDGERDSLVGLYFRDASRYELLSNEAEKRLSRKLTLCYRIISAELALPDETPQTFREIIGSLGDACAFSTRCRRAFHLATACRRKLIQSNLRLAVHIARRYSQYGIPMSDLIQDANVGLIKAVERFDPGKGFRFSTYAYWWISEEVKRCLQRGTRLVHTPENVVDEIRQLHKVSLKMHQSLGRTPSQTELAREMEASPSRIGELRALAAREVSTDVPLVDDGSVTLGDSLKGREQLTPDHPMFHRDRSRTLNAMLGKLTDREQEILSRRYGLGLPEPETLQVISDDLGISRERVRQIEKMALKKLQGQFSSPEDAFRA, encoded by the coding sequence ATGGGTAAAACTGAGAGGCTGGGGCCGTCTCCGACCACGTCCAATGATGGAGAAAGGGATTCCCTGGTTGGGCTGTACTTCAGGGATGCGTCCCGGTATGAACTGCTAAGTAACGAGGCTGAGAAGCGTCTCTCCCGCAAATTGACACTGTGTTACCGGATCATCAGCGCCGAACTGGCCCTGCCGGACGAAACGCCGCAGACCTTTCGGGAGATCATTGGCAGTCTGGGAGACGCGTGTGCCTTTTCGACTCGCTGTCGCCGCGCTTTCCACCTGGCCACTGCCTGCCGCCGTAAGCTGATCCAGAGCAATCTTCGCCTGGCGGTGCATATCGCGCGCCGGTACAGCCAGTATGGAATTCCGATGTCGGACCTGATTCAGGACGCCAATGTCGGCCTGATAAAGGCTGTGGAACGTTTCGATCCGGGCAAGGGCTTCCGGTTTTCCACCTATGCTTACTGGTGGATCAGTGAAGAGGTCAAGCGCTGCCTGCAGCGGGGAACGCGCCTGGTGCACACGCCGGAGAACGTTGTTGACGAGATCCGTCAACTGCACAAAGTCTCCCTGAAGATGCATCAGAGCCTTGGCCGTACCCCCTCGCAGACGGAGCTGGCCCGTGAAATGGAGGCCTCGCCATCGCGCATTGGCGAACTGCGAGCGCTGGCCGCCAGGGAAGTATCCACCGACGTCCCGCTGGTAGACGACGGCTCAGTGACTCTGGGTGACAGTCTGAAAGGAAGAGAACAGCTGACGCCTGATCACCCGATGTTCCATAGGGACCGGAGTCGTACGCTGAATGCCATGCTGGGCAAACTCACGGATCGGGAGCAGGAAATCCTGTCCCGTCGCTACGGTCTGGGCTTGCCAGAACCTGAGACCTTGCAGGTCATTTCCGACGATCTGGGCATTAGCAGAGAGCGGGTACGACAAATTGAGAAAATGGCTTTGAAGAAACTACAGGGGCAGTTCAGCAGTCCCGAGGACGCATTTCGCGCCTGA
- a CDS encoding aspartate kinase encodes MTTQQHTVEKIGGTSMSNYEAVRDNIIIGNRTKADLYQRIFVVSAYAGVTNELLEHKKTGEPGVYALFADAESDWAWGDDLTKLVKFLTDINGELFEDPMLKQQADQFITDRVEGVRGCLIDLQRLCSYGQFQLEEHLLTVREMLAGIGEAHSAFNTALKLQQEGINARFVDLTGWRDSELLPLDEKLKQAFDAVDLTRELPIVTGYAQCKEGLMRTFDRGYSEMTFSRVAVITQAREAIIHKEYHLSSADPNIVGADKVVPLGRTNYDVADQLANLGMEAIHPRAGKGMRQNEIPLRVMNTFEPEHTGTLITGDYVSETPQVEIIAGAKGVFAIEVFDQDMQGEPGSDRRILDVLSRFKVRFMSKDTNANTITHYVGSTLKHVKRVVKELKEAFPNAEISTRKVALVSAIGSDMKVPGILARSVKALSDNEISVLAIHQCMRQVDIQFVVDEDHYEKAIATLHGALIEPHKHEYAIVAASIE; translated from the coding sequence ATGACTACCCAACAACATACCGTTGAGAAAATTGGCGGTACCTCCATGAGCAATTACGAGGCTGTCCGCGATAACATCATTATTGGTAATCGCACCAAGGCAGACCTCTACCAGCGCATATTCGTGGTTTCGGCCTATGCCGGTGTGACGAATGAACTGCTGGAACACAAGAAGACGGGCGAGCCGGGGGTTTATGCACTGTTTGCCGATGCCGAATCCGACTGGGCCTGGGGCGATGATCTCACCAAACTGGTGAAATTTCTCACCGACATTAACGGTGAACTGTTTGAAGATCCCATGCTCAAGCAGCAGGCGGATCAATTCATCACCGACCGCGTTGAAGGTGTGCGCGGCTGTCTGATTGACCTCCAGCGCTTGTGTTCTTATGGCCAGTTTCAGCTCGAGGAGCACTTACTGACCGTTCGGGAAATGCTGGCGGGTATCGGCGAAGCCCACAGCGCGTTTAATACCGCACTGAAGCTTCAGCAAGAAGGAATCAATGCCCGGTTTGTCGATCTGACTGGCTGGCGCGATTCCGAACTGTTGCCCCTCGATGAGAAACTCAAACAAGCCTTTGATGCCGTTGATCTCACCCGGGAGCTGCCGATCGTTACCGGCTATGCCCAGTGCAAGGAAGGTCTGATGCGGACCTTCGACCGGGGTTACAGCGAAATGACGTTTAGCCGTGTGGCGGTCATCACCCAGGCCCGTGAAGCCATCATTCACAAGGAATATCACCTGAGTTCCGCTGATCCCAATATCGTCGGTGCAGACAAAGTGGTGCCGCTGGGGCGTACCAACTACGACGTTGCTGACCAGCTGGCGAATCTTGGAATGGAGGCGATCCATCCCCGTGCGGGCAAGGGTATGCGCCAGAACGAGATTCCGTTGCGGGTGATGAACACGTTCGAGCCGGAGCACACGGGCACGCTGATCACAGGTGACTACGTCAGCGAAACGCCGCAGGTGGAAATCATTGCTGGCGCCAAGGGCGTTTTTGCTATTGAGGTGTTTGATCAGGACATGCAGGGCGAGCCGGGTTCTGACCGTCGTATCCTGGATGTGCTGAGTCGCTTCAAGGTGCGCTTCATGTCCAAGGACACCAATGCCAATACGATCACCCACTACGTTGGCAGCACCCTCAAGCACGTCAAGCGTGTGGTCAAGGAGCTCAAGGAAGCGTTCCCTAATGCTGAAATCAGCACCCGCAAGGTGGCCCTGGTCTCCGCCATCGGCAGTGATATGAAGGTGCCGGGCATCCTCGCCCGTTCGGTGAAGGCACTGTCGGATAACGAAATCAGCGTCCTTGCCATTCACCAGTGCATGCGGCAGGTGGATATTCAGTTTGTCGTGGATGAGGATCATTATGAAAAGGCTATTGCAACGCTCCATGGTGCGCTGATTGAGCCGCACAAGCATGAGTACGCAATCGTTGCCGCCTCGATAGAGTAA
- the ectB gene encoding diaminobutyrate--2-oxoglutarate transaminase — MEIFKSTESEVRVYSRAFPVIFNRAKNAHLYTEDGKEYLDFLAGAGSLNYGHNNDILKKALLEYIEADGVSQGLDMFTTAKHDFIESYKKYILDPRGLDYKMQFTGPTGTNCVEAALKLARKVKGRNGIISFTNGFHGVTMGAVAATGNKHHRGGVGTPLGNVDFMFYDGYLGDDVDSLAIMDKLLNDGSSGFELPAAVIVEAVQGEGGLNACRAEWLKGLSELCKKHDILLILDDIQAGNGRTGEFFSFEFAGIKPDIVTVSKSLSGYGLPMALVLFKPELDVWDPGEHNGTFRGNNMAFITARTAVETYWKDDAFANEVKAKTKVLGDALQSICDKYPGEFKMKGRGLMRGIEAKNADLTDPITKRAFERGLIIETSGPNDEVIKCLMPLTTSEDDLRKGAALLAESVDEIMQEGISEAS, encoded by the coding sequence ATGGAAATTTTCAAGTCAACTGAATCCGAAGTACGTGTATACAGCCGTGCTTTTCCGGTGATTTTTAATCGTGCCAAGAATGCGCACCTGTACACCGAAGACGGCAAGGAATACCTGGACTTTCTGGCCGGTGCCGGTTCACTGAACTACGGCCATAACAACGATATTCTCAAGAAAGCCCTGCTGGAATACATTGAAGCAGACGGTGTAAGCCAGGGCCTGGACATGTTTACCACGGCCAAGCACGACTTCATTGAGTCGTATAAGAAATACATCCTCGACCCGCGGGGCCTGGACTATAAAATGCAGTTTACCGGCCCGACGGGCACCAACTGCGTGGAAGCGGCCCTGAAGCTGGCCCGTAAGGTGAAAGGCCGCAATGGCATCATTTCATTCACCAACGGGTTCCACGGTGTAACCATGGGCGCTGTAGCCGCCACCGGTAACAAGCATCACCGGGGTGGTGTCGGTACACCACTGGGCAATGTCGACTTCATGTTCTACGACGGCTACCTGGGTGACGACGTGGATAGCCTGGCGATTATGGACAAATTGCTGAACGACGGCTCTTCCGGCTTTGAGCTGCCGGCCGCTGTTATCGTAGAAGCGGTTCAGGGTGAGGGTGGCTTGAACGCCTGTCGTGCGGAGTGGCTGAAAGGTCTTTCCGAGCTCTGCAAGAAGCACGATATCCTGCTGATTCTGGATGACATCCAGGCAGGCAACGGGCGCACCGGGGAATTCTTCAGCTTTGAATTCGCTGGCATCAAACCTGACATCGTAACGGTGTCCAAGTCCCTTAGTGGCTACGGGCTGCCGATGGCTCTGGTGCTGTTCAAGCCAGAACTGGATGTTTGGGACCCGGGCGAGCATAACGGTACTTTCCGTGGTAATAATATGGCGTTCATCACGGCTCGGACGGCGGTTGAAACCTACTGGAAAGACGATGCCTTCGCCAACGAAGTGAAGGCCAAAACCAAAGTGCTTGGCGATGCCCTGCAATCAATTTGCGATAAGTATCCCGGCGAGTTCAAAATGAAAGGCCGTGGTCTGATGCGCGGTATTGAGGCGAAGAACGCCGATCTGACTGATCCGATTACCAAGCGTGCGTTTGAACGTGGTCTGATTATCGAGACCAGTGGTCCGAACGACGAGGTTATCAAGTGTCTGATGCCGCTTACCACCAGTGAGGATGATCTCAGGAAAGGTGCTGCCCTGCTGGCGGAAAGCGTTGATGAGATCATGCAGGAAGGGATCAGCGAGGCGTCGTGA
- the ectA gene encoding diaminobutyrate acetyltransferase, with protein MTSKGSNTTAITLRTPVKDDGFRLHQLVAECPPLDPNSIYCNLLQCSHFAETGVAAEKEGDLVGFISGYIPPQQPETVFVWQVAVHEKGRGQGLAKRMLKEIVSRDACKDVMHMETTITADNEASWALFRSFARDMGAELTYHEHFEKETHFGGQHDSEFLLRIGPFTKPV; from the coding sequence ATGACATCGAAAGGATCGAATACCACCGCCATCACACTTCGCACACCCGTGAAAGATGATGGCTTCAGGCTCCACCAGCTGGTCGCAGAATGCCCCCCGCTGGACCCCAACTCTATTTACTGCAACCTGTTGCAGTGCAGCCACTTCGCCGAAACCGGCGTGGCCGCGGAGAAGGAAGGCGATCTGGTCGGCTTTATCTCCGGATACATCCCTCCCCAACAGCCCGAGACCGTGTTTGTATGGCAGGTGGCGGTTCACGAGAAAGGTCGTGGGCAAGGCCTCGCCAAGCGGATGCTGAAAGAGATCGTTAGCCGTGACGCGTGTAAAGATGTGATGCACATGGAAACGACGATTACAGCAGACAACGAGGCCTCATGGGCGCTGTTCCGTTCATTCGCGCGTGACATGGGAGCCGAGCTCACCTATCACGAGCACTTCGAGAAAGAGACCCACTTCGGCGGCCAGCACGATTCCGAATTTCTGCTGCGCATCGGTCCCTTCACGAAGCCTGTCTGA
- a CDS encoding sodium:solute symporter family transporter produces MTTFEGALFWGFLVVYGIVMYVLSPRSKNANSFYKGADDQGNPVGQWSLTASIFISWIFAKSVTNAANLGAAYGVTGGLAYASYWLSIPVAGYIIYLIRTQTGARSLQDFLTSRFGRLASLAFAAAILIRLYNEVWSNTAVVGGYFGLPGEWEYYAAAMLFTVFTLAYSLKGGLRSSIFTDVIQAFVFVFFVGAVLFLIVPANDTSVLLSNGEFRLDAGFDLLLVALLQMFSYPFHDPVLTDRGFVNKEKTMLKSFVVAGLLGFVAVFIFSLVGVHARINGIDAMGNAPAAVGQSLGLAALFFMSVVMMTSAGSTLDSTFTSLAKSLAVDLPRLAQRAKDTLPSVRVGAVVMIIFAFAGNLPMFAGTDILKATTISGTMVMGLAPVFLFYGFTKWSPWSFHLSFWTGLGLGVLLAVGLIPDGWAIGDGKYAMLLGVNAYGFLICTGGFFLPLAFRRLAGRSLAAGEV; encoded by the coding sequence ATGACGACGTTTGAGGGTGCCCTGTTCTGGGGGTTTCTGGTGGTTTACGGCATTGTGATGTATGTACTGTCGCCTCGGAGCAAGAACGCGAATTCCTTTTACAAAGGTGCCGATGATCAGGGTAATCCGGTGGGTCAGTGGTCGCTGACCGCGAGTATTTTTATCAGCTGGATTTTTGCCAAGTCGGTGACCAACGCGGCTAACCTGGGCGCCGCCTATGGCGTCACCGGGGGGCTGGCCTATGCCAGTTACTGGCTGTCAATTCCGGTGGCCGGTTACATCATCTATCTGATCCGGACCCAGACCGGGGCCCGGAGTCTGCAGGATTTCCTGACCTCGCGGTTTGGCCGGCTGGCGTCTCTGGCGTTCGCGGCGGCGATTCTGATCCGGCTTTATAATGAGGTGTGGAGTAACACTGCGGTGGTGGGCGGTTACTTTGGCCTGCCGGGCGAATGGGAGTACTACGCCGCCGCCATGCTATTCACCGTTTTTACGCTTGCCTACAGTCTCAAGGGCGGGTTGCGTTCGTCGATTTTCACCGATGTGATTCAGGCGTTTGTCTTCGTGTTCTTTGTCGGCGCGGTGCTTTTCCTCATTGTCCCGGCGAACGACACCAGCGTGTTGCTGAGCAACGGCGAATTCAGGCTGGATGCGGGTTTTGATCTGTTGCTGGTGGCGCTGCTGCAGATGTTCAGTTATCCGTTTCATGACCCGGTGCTAACCGATCGGGGCTTTGTAAATAAAGAAAAAACCATGCTCAAAAGCTTTGTGGTTGCGGGTTTGCTGGGTTTTGTGGCGGTGTTTATTTTCAGCCTGGTCGGCGTGCATGCCCGGATCAATGGTATTGATGCGATGGGCAATGCGCCAGCGGCGGTCGGGCAGTCCCTGGGGCTCGCAGCCTTGTTTTTCATGAGTGTGGTGATGATGACATCCGCAGGTTCAACGCTGGATTCCACCTTTACATCGCTGGCCAAGTCGCTGGCGGTGGACCTGCCGCGCCTGGCTCAGCGGGCAAAGGACACGCTGCCCAGTGTCCGTGTCGGAGCTGTGGTGATGATTATCTTCGCTTTCGCGGGCAATCTCCCGATGTTTGCCGGTACCGATATTCTCAAGGCCACCACAATTTCCGGCACGATGGTGATGGGGCTTGCGCCGGTGTTCCTGTTCTACGGTTTTACCAAATGGTCGCCCTGGAGTTTTCATCTCAGTTTCTGGACAGGACTGGGCCTTGGGGTGTTGCTGGCGGTGGGTCTGATTCCGGACGGCTGGGCGATCGGGGATGGCAAGTACGCCATGCTGCTCGGGGTGAACGCGTATGGTTTCCTGATCTGTACCGGCGGTTTTTTTCTGCCGCTGGCTTTCCGGCGTTTGGCCGGGCGTTCGCTGGCGGCTGGAGAAGTGTGA
- a CDS encoding FAD-dependent oxidoreductase — MTLKKWILVALIAAVVIGFIASGGGELLTLENLKENQQVLDNWISQNLVVAVFGFVAVYVVVTALSLPGATIMTLAGGAFFGNLYGLAAVSIASTVGASLAFLVARFLMRDTLRRRYAETVAKMDRGIEKDGAFYLATLRLVPVFPFFLINLAMGLTGMKLRTYALVSWVAMLPGTFVYVNAGTQLGQIQSTGDIVSADLLLSFALLGLFPLIAKFVVGFIRRRKVYSGWQKPEHFDYNLLVIGGGSAGLVSAYIAAAVKAKVALIEKHKMGGDCLNTGCVPSKALIRSAKAADTLRHANRYGLESVPVKGSFKNIMNRVQDVIAKVEPHDSPERYRKLGVDCISGEASFVSPWELEVRHTDGHTERLTARSIVVATGGKPAMPPIPGLADMDPLNSDNLWALQEQPERLLVLGGGPIGSELAHAFARLGSKVIQVEMGDRLLAKEDSDVSELVKSRFENDGIDVRLGHAAKEFAIEEGEKVVYCEHKGERVRITFDKVLVAVGRAANTKGLGLDKIGIEPLPNGTVPVEEDMSLRYPNVFACGDVAGPYQFTHAAAHQAWYAAVNGLFGQFKRFRVDYRVMPWVTFTSPEVARVGLSEAEATEKGIAFEVTRYGLDDLDRAIAESEDYGFIKVLTPPGKDKILGAVVVGAHAGEILAEFTLAMKHGLGLNKILGTIHPYPTWNESAKFAAGEWKRAHAPAGILKLLEKLHGWRRGKDTKTPRSLYVPD, encoded by the coding sequence ATGACATTGAAAAAATGGATTCTGGTCGCGTTGATTGCGGCTGTCGTCATCGGTTTTATCGCCAGCGGTGGTGGTGAGCTTCTAACGCTTGAGAATCTCAAGGAAAACCAACAGGTTCTGGATAACTGGATCAGTCAGAACCTGGTGGTTGCGGTGTTTGGTTTTGTCGCGGTCTATGTGGTGGTTACAGCACTGTCACTCCCCGGGGCTACCATTATGACCCTGGCCGGTGGTGCTTTCTTCGGTAACCTTTACGGTTTGGCCGCGGTTTCCATCGCCTCAACCGTGGGGGCATCCCTCGCATTTCTGGTGGCTCGCTTTCTGATGCGCGATACCTTGCGCAGGCGCTATGCCGAGACGGTGGCGAAAATGGATCGTGGCATCGAAAAGGACGGGGCTTTCTATCTTGCGACCCTGCGCCTGGTGCCGGTCTTTCCGTTTTTCCTGATCAACCTGGCCATGGGCCTGACTGGCATGAAGCTGCGCACCTACGCTCTCGTGAGCTGGGTTGCCATGCTGCCGGGCACCTTTGTGTATGTGAACGCCGGCACCCAGCTTGGCCAGATCCAGTCCACCGGTGATATTGTTTCTGCCGATCTGCTGCTGTCTTTTGCCCTGCTTGGGCTCTTCCCCCTGATTGCCAAGTTTGTGGTCGGTTTTATTCGCCGCCGCAAAGTGTATTCCGGCTGGCAGAAGCCTGAGCATTTTGACTACAACCTACTGGTTATTGGCGGCGGCTCTGCCGGGCTGGTTTCCGCCTACATCGCTGCAGCCGTTAAGGCCAAGGTGGCCCTGATCGAAAAGCACAAGATGGGTGGCGACTGCCTCAACACCGGTTGTGTTCCCTCCAAGGCTCTGATTCGAAGTGCCAAAGCAGCGGATACGCTTCGTCACGCCAACCGTTACGGTCTGGAGTCAGTGCCGGTGAAAGGCTCGTTCAAGAACATCATGAACCGCGTTCAGGACGTGATTGCCAAGGTCGAGCCCCACGATTCCCCTGAGCGCTACCGCAAACTGGGCGTGGATTGCATCTCTGGTGAGGCAAGCTTCGTATCCCCCTGGGAGCTGGAGGTCAGGCACACCGATGGTCACACTGAACGGTTGACGGCGCGGAGTATTGTTGTTGCGACAGGTGGCAAACCGGCCATGCCACCGATTCCAGGGCTTGCTGACATGGATCCTTTGAATTCTGACAACCTCTGGGCTCTGCAGGAGCAGCCGGAGCGTTTGCTGGTGCTGGGCGGTGGTCCCATCGGTTCCGAGCTGGCCCATGCCTTTGCCCGTCTGGGTAGCAAGGTGATTCAGGTGGAAATGGGCGACCGGTTGTTGGCGAAAGAAGACAGTGATGTATCCGAGCTGGTGAAATCCCGGTTCGAAAATGATGGAATTGACGTTCGCCTGGGACATGCGGCGAAAGAGTTCGCCATCGAAGAAGGCGAGAAAGTGGTCTACTGCGAGCATAAGGGCGAGCGGGTTCGTATTACCTTCGATAAGGTGCTGGTGGCGGTGGGGCGTGCAGCAAATACCAAAGGCCTCGGGCTCGACAAAATTGGTATCGAGCCCCTGCCTAACGGCACCGTGCCGGTGGAAGAGGACATGAGCCTGCGTTATCCGAACGTGTTTGCCTGTGGCGATGTGGCCGGCCCCTATCAGTTCACTCATGCGGCAGCGCATCAGGCCTGGTATGCCGCGGTGAACGGCCTGTTCGGTCAGTTCAAACGGTTCAGGGTGGACTACCGGGTGATGCCATGGGTGACTTTTACCTCGCCGGAAGTGGCCCGGGTGGGGCTGAGCGAAGCCGAAGCCACAGAGAAAGGCATTGCCTTTGAAGTTACCCGATACGGCCTGGACGATCTGGATCGGGCGATTGCGGAGAGCGAAGACTATGGATTCATCAAGGTGCTCACACCCCCAGGCAAGGACAAGATACTGGGTGCGGTGGTGGTTGGTGCCCATGCCGGTGAAATCCTGGCCGAGTTTACTTTGGCCATGAAGCACGGTCTGGGCCTGAACAAGATTCTGGGTACCATCCACCCCTACCCGACCTGGAACGAATCCGCAAAATTCGCCGCCGGCGAATGGAAGCGAGCCCACGCCCCTGCCGGCATTCTGAAATTGCTGGAAAAGCTGCACGGCTGGCGCCGTGGCAAAGACACGAAAACACCGAGGAGTCTCTATGTCCCAGATTGA